The following is a genomic window from Aeromonas sp. FDAARGOS 1405.
TTGCTCCAGATGACGCCAGTCATCCTCGGTCAGGGAGTCACGCAGATGGGGGAAGATCACCCCCTCTTCGTAGTTCATGTGTGCCTCTTGCAGCTCCACGAAGCGCTCCAGCTTGGCGGTGAACTGATCGAGCGGGATCACCGCATCCATCAGGATCATCTCCACCATCTCCTTGAGCTCGGTCCCTGCCTCCAGCAACTTGAGATGCTCTTCATGCAAGCGGTTCGCGACATCCCCCTCCACCACCCGGTATTTCAGGTAGTAGTCATAGACAAGATCTTCCTTGGGGTGGTGATACTTGTCAGAGACCTCCCGCAGATAATCGATGACATCGCGCACCAGAAAATAGCTGATGGGTTGCTCGGCACGAATGGCGGCCAGCTTCTGCTTCAGCAGATCCAGCAGTCGGGCGATATTGAGGTGATCCTTGTGCAGACTCGATAACATGGGCACTCCTTGGCGCTGAAATAAAATGTTACTTTCCTGAGTATACGGTCATTTGTCGCCCGAACTTTGCACTCAATCAAGTGGTTGGCAGACAGATTGCCATTCGATCGGGCTTTTACCCTGCAATTCCAGCAGGCGGTTGGTCTCGGAAAAGTGGCCGCAACCGATAAAACCACGGTGGGCAGAAAGGGGGCTGGGATGGGGTGCCGTCAACACGTGGTGGCGTTGCCGGTCGATAAAACGCCCTTTCTTCTGGGCATGGGAGCCCCACAACAGAAATACCACCCCCTGACAACTGGCATTGATCTGCTCAATGACCCGATCGGTGAAGGTTTCCCACCCAAGATGGGCATGAGAGTGTGCTTGACCGGCCTGCACCGTCAGCACTGTGTTGAGCAACAGAACCCCCTGCCTGGCCCAGGACTCCAGAAAACCGTGACTGGGTGTGACGAAACCTGGCAGGTCGCGCTGCATCTCTTTATAGATGTTGACCAGTGATGGGGGCGTACGCACCCCGGGCAGGACAGAGAAGCAGAGGCCATGTGCCTGATTGGGGCCGTGATAGGGATCCTGTCCCAGGATCACCACCTTGACCTGATCCAGTTCGGTCAATTTGAAGGCGTTGAATACATCGGCAGCAGGAGGATAAATCACCTTGCCTGCTTCCCGCTCGCTCCTGACGGTCGCCAGCGTACTCTTGAAATAGTCCTGCTCTTTCTCAGAGCCAATCACATCACTCCAGGTCAGCACCCCGGCCTCCTCACTTGATACGGCGAAGGGCTCAGGATAGGGGGGCAGCCCGCAAGACGCAACCGTAGCTCACACTTTCCAGAGCTTGGCGAGCCGGCCGGAGCGCTCCAGTTTGTGCAGGCCTGCGTTAAACAGCAACATCAAGCGGCGCGCATCGGGATCGGCCTTGCGCATCAGCAAGTATCCCGGTTGCGACCAGATGGGGTCGGCGGCGCCGGTCAGTGACAGCGATTGGGGATGACGAGAGAGTGCCTGCTGAAACAGAACCTGGGCCACCTGCTCATCCATAACCAGATAACGAATACGTCCGGTAAGTAGTTTCTCCATGCTCTCCTCATCGGAGTCGGACCACTCAAGCGCCAGCTCGGATTGCCTTGCAGCAAACCCTTCACCATAAAAATAGCCACGGGTAACCCCGACAGGCTCGTTTTTCAGCTCACCCATACTGACCAATGGCGAGCCGTTCAGCGCAAGCAGACGGGTCGTAAATTTGCCCAGCGATGCAGAGAGATAGAAGTACTGTTCGCGTTCGCGAGAGCGAAACCAGGGCATGGTAATCATATAACGCCCTTCAAGAGTCAGGCTGTATGCCTCAGCCCAGGGGTAGAAATGAAAGCTGACATCGACCCCCTGCTCGGCAAAAGCTTCGCGCACCACCTGACAGAGGAACCCCTGGTTGGGCAGCGACTCACTGATATAGGGCGGCCATTCGCCCACCGCAATGCGTACCGTTTCGGCCCGGACCACAGTCGTGATTGCCCAACAACAGAACAGGGCCAACCATCCCCACTTTCGCCACCTGATATTCACCCGACACTCTCCTTGCTTTCTGCTGAGTGTAGTCAACACCTCAATCCACCGCAGAAAAGCTGAAAAAGATGTAGTTAAATTACTAGATTAAAAAGATAAAAGATGCATAATCTGGATATCTTACAAAATCAGAAAAATGACCTATTTTTGATTCAACTCAATAATTTAATCCCATTTAAATGGCGGTTTATCGATTTTTATTGATCTGGATCAATTTTGGTATTATTACCAACATGGTATATATGACCCCATCAAAGCAAAGGTGTAAGGCAAGGGCCCTTTAAGTCACCGCAATTAACGGTAGCTTAAATACATCAGGGTAATTTCCTTACAGTTGGATTCGCGTTCCCATTGAGGAGTCATACCATGATCAAAGGCATTCAAATCACCCAGGCTGCCAACACCGCCCTGCTGAACTCTTTCTGGCTGCTGGACGAAGAGAAGCAACAGGCTCGCTGCATCTGTGTCAAAGGCGATGCCTTTGCTGCCGATCAGGAGGTAGCACTCTCTGACCTGGGCCAGTTCGAATACCGCGAGCTGCCTGTTCAGGCCGAACCGGCTGTTGAAGGTGGTCAGCACCTGAACGTCAACGTGCTGCGTCGCGAAACTCTGGAAGATGCTATCGAGAATCCGGAGAAGTACCCGCAGCTGACCATCCGCGTATCTGGCTACGCAGTGCGTTTCAACGCCCTGACCCCGGAACAGCAGCGTGACGTGGTTACCCGTACTTTCACCCAGAGCCTGTAATCAGCGTCCTGCAGTGAACCGCTGATATAGCGAGTATCAGCACAAAAAAAACGGCCGGTAGGCCGTTTTTTTATACGAGCTTTTCACTGGGTAAGCACAAAAAACAAGGCCTCGCATTGCGAGGCCTTGTAATAAGTGCTTGCCCCATCAGGCAGAGGTATCGAGGGGCTCAAAACCCTTGATCAGGTCATCAATGGCCTTCATCTGTTTGAGGAAGCCTTCCAGCTTCTCCAGCGGCAGAGCACTCGGACCATCACAACGGGCAATTTTCGGATCCGGGTGTGATTCGATAAAGAGACCGGCTAGACCGACTGCCATACCGGCGCGGGCCAGCTCGGTCACCTGCTCGCGACGGCCACCGGAGGCGGCACCCAGCGGGTCGCGGCACTGCAGGGAATGGGTCACGTCGAAGATCACCGGATAGCCGCCGGTACTCTTCTTCATCACGCCCAGACCCAACATGTCCACCACCAGGTTGTCGTAGCCAAAGTTGGCGCCACGCTCGCAGAGGATCAGCTGATCATTGCCGCACTCCTCGAACTTGTCGGTGATGTTCTTCATCTGGCTTGGGCTCAGGAACTGCGGCTTCTTGATGTTGATGACGTTGCCGGTGCGGGCCATCGCCTCCACCAGATCGGTCTGGCGTGCCAGGAAAGCGGGCAGCTGGATAACGTCCACCACCTCGGCAACCGGTTTGGCCTGATGGGGTTCGTGCAGATCGGAAATAACCGGCATGCCGAAGGTCGCTTTCAGCTCCTGAAAAATCTTCATCCCCTCTTCCAGACCCGGACCACGGTAGGAGTGGATGGAGGAGCGGTTGGCCTTATCCCAGCTCGCCTTGAAGACAAACGGGATGCCCAGCTTGCTGGTCACTTCCACATACTTCTCGCATACCGCCATCGCCATATCGCGGGATTCCAGCACGTTCATGCCGCCAAACAGCACGAACGGTTTGTCATTGGCAACATCGATCTGGTTGATCTTGATATTCTTCTGTTCCATCTAAGACTTCCTTAGTGAAGGGGCCTGAAGCCAAGTTAATCCGTTGCGACCGGACGCAGCGGCCTTGATATTCTTCTGTTTCGACTCCAAGACATCCTTAATGAAAGGGCCTGAAGCCAAGTTAGTCCGTTGCAGCCGGGCGCAGCGGCCTTGATATTCTTCTGTTTCGACTCCAAGACATCCTTAATGAAAGGGCCTGAAGCCAAGTTAGTCCGTTGCAGCCGGGCGCAGCGGCCTTGATATTCTTCTGTTTCAACTCCAAGAGCCCCTTAATGAAAGGGCCTGAAGCCAAGTTAGTCCATTGCGACCGGACACAGCAGCCTTGGTATTCTTCTGTGTCAGTTTCAAGCGTCCTTAATGAAGAGGCTTGGGGCTAAGATCCAGCGCAGCCAGTTGCACTTTCAGCACATCGGCTACCGGATCGTCCGGGCATTGCTCAATAAAGTATTCGAAATCGTCGGCAGCCTGGCGCGGGCAATCGAGCTGCTCGTAGATAAAGCCGCGATCCCGCGTCTCCAGGGGATCGCCGGGCTTCATCCGTAGAAGTAACTCGCTGCAGCGCAGAGCCTCGGGCATGCGATCTTCCCGCAGCAAGGCCCCCTTGCTGACGTTGAGCAGCCGTTCGATGATCTCCCACTGGCCAGAGGGCTGCAGGTAGTCCGGGGTCAGGGTGGCCAGATCGCCGAGCGCACCGCGCAGCAGCAGTTCAATACGGGCTAGGCTCAACTCGTCGCCGGTAAAGGGGTCGACATAGACCTCCCCTTCGCCACCAGCAAAGCTCACCAGGAAGTGACCCGGGAAACAGATCCCCTCCACATCGAGACCAATCTTGCGTCCCAACTGGATGATCAGGATACCGAGGCTGACGGGTATTCCCTTACGCTGCAGCAGCACCTGATTGATGTCGCAGTTGTCAGCCGAGAAATAATCCTGCCAGTCGCCGTAAAACCCGAGGCTCTGATAGAAACCGCGCAGCAGTTGCTGGCGCACCTCGTCGCAGGTCCCCTCTTCGATCTGCTCATCCAGCCACTCATCCAGCAGCTGCAGCTCGCGGATCCCCTGCTCGGCCGAGCCATAGATTTCATCGCTGACCGCCAGGGCCAGCTCGGTCAGCTCATGGGCTTCAAAATCGGTCCATTCGTCTATACGTAACATGCTTTTCATGCCTTAACCGAACAAACTCGCCTGTTTGAGCACTGCCAACTTGGCAATAAAGTAGATCCAGCCGAGCGCCCCCAGAAAGGAACACCAGCGCACCAGATTGCTTTTGGCCAACCGCAGCGCCATCGCCGCCAGAAAGACCAATACCAGGATCCCCGTCAACTTCTCGCTGAGCCAGAGAATGCCGTTATTGAGCGGGTTGAGACCCAGCACCACGCAGAGCAGTATGCCGGAGAGCACCACCAGTCCGTTGAGCAGACCGCTGGTTTTCAGCACGGGTGCGCTGAATGCCCGAGCGGAGCCGGCCTGAACCCAGTAAAAACGCAGCATAAACATCAGCACTGCCCCGCCAATCAGGGTGAGATGCAGATGTTTGAGCAAAAGATAGCTGTTCAATGTCAATCCTCGATGCAGAAGCCTCACCCCTGCCCGTCAAACTGGTAGTAAAGGGAGTCAGCAGGTCGGGCACATGCCCAGAGTGACCCGCTCGTTCTCCCCGTAATCACGCACCGTGGTTACGCTGCGATAGCCCAGATCCAGCAACAGCTGGCGCACCACCATCCCCTGATCCCAGCCATGTTCCAGCAGCAGCCACCCTTCGCAGTGCAGATGGGCCGGGGCATGGGTCGCAATATGGCGGATATCCGCCAGCCCCGATTCGTCCGCAACCAGCGCCGAGCGAGGTTCAAAGCGCACGTCACCCTGCTCGAGATGGGGATCGGCGCCGTCGATATAGGGGGGATTGGAGACAATCACCGCAAAACGTGGCGTCTTGTCGCGATCCGGCTCACCAAAGGGTTCGAACCAGCTGCCATCGCGCACCTCGATGGGTAACCCCAGCGCGGTGCTGTTCTCGCGGGCCAGCGCCGCGGCATCTGCCATCCGATCCACCGCCCACACATCAACTTCGGGCCGCTCGGACTTGAGCGCCAGCGCGATGGCACCTGTGCCGGTACCCAGATCCAGCACGGCGCAGGGCCCTTGCGGGATCTTCGCCAGCGCCTGTTCCACCAGCACCTCGGTATCGGGGCGCGGGATCAGGGTCGCTGGGCTCACTTTCAACGGCAACGACCAGAACTCCCGCTCGCCAACGAGATGAGCGATAGGCTCGCCGTTGAGACGACGGGCCAGCCACCCCTGCAGGATGGCCTGCTGGTCGGCATCCAGCTCACGCTCGGGCCAGGTCATCAGATAGCTGCGACGACAATCGAGCAGATGGCAGAGCAGTGCATCGGCATCGGCGCGGGGGGATTCCCCGCCCGCCAACACAGTCATGATATGGGCGCGGGCCTGCTGGATCTGCATCAACGCGGCCCTACCTTAATCGCGCTCTTCTGAATGCGAGCTTGCCGGTACTGCACTTGCATCAATTGCTCTCGGCCAAGGAGGCAAGCTGGTCGGCCTGATACTCCTGCACCAGCGGCGTGATGACGCAGTCCAAGTCCCCTTCCAAAATTTCGGAGAGACGGTACAGGGTGAGATTGATGCGGTGCTCGGAGAGACGGCCCTGCGGATAGTTGTAGGTCCGGATGCGCTCGGAGCGATCGCCGGAGCCCACCAGATTGCGGCGAGTGCTCTGCTCGGCGGCGCGGTGGCGCTCATCCTCGGCCGCTTGCAAGCGGGCGGAGAGAACTGACATCGCCTTGGCGCGGTTCTTGTGCTGGGAGCGCTCGTCCTGACATTCCACCACCAACCCGGTCGGCAGGTGGGTGATGCGGATGGCCGAGTCGGTCTTGTTGACATGCTGACCACCGGCACCGGAGGCGCGGAAGGTATCGATCTTCAAGTCGGCCGGATTGATCTCGATCTGCTCGGCTTCCGGTACTTCCGGCAACACGGCGACGGTACAGGCGGAGGTGTGCACTCGCCCCTGGGATTCGGTCTCCGGCACCCGCTGCACCCGGTGGCCACCGGATTCAAACTTGAGACGGCCGTAGACGCGCTCGCCATCGATCTTGGCGATCACCTCCTTATAACCACCATACTCCCCGTCATTGCAGCTGACGATGGAGACGCGCCAGCCCTGACGCTCGGCAAACCGTGAATACATGCGGAACAGGTCGCCTGCAAAGATGGCCGCTTCGTCACCGCCGGCACCGGCCCGGATTTCCAGATAGCAGTTGTTGTCATCCTTGGGATCCTTGGGCAGCAGCATCACCTGCAGCTCCTGCTCCAACACCTCCAGATTGGCCTTGGCGAGCGGCAGCTCCTCCTGCGCCATCTCCCGCAGGTCGGCATCATCCTCTTCCAGCATCATCTGGGTCGTTTCCAGATCATCCTGCGCCTGACGAAAACGCTGGAAGGCGTGAACGATATCTTCCAGCTGGGCATATTCGCGGGTCAGGGCGCGATAGCGCTCCTGATCCGAGACCACGTCCGGCTCGCCGAGCATGGCCTGAACTTCTTCGTGGCGCTCGATGAGGCCTTCCAGCTTTCTGATCAGTGACGGATTCATAACTCTTGCTATCTCGAATGGAGGAGAGGGCCACCAGCATGGCAGCCCCGAACAATTACTCTTGTGACAATCCCAGTACCTGTCGCAACCGGGACAGCGTACTCTCGTCGCCCCGGGAGGCCGCCTGGCGCAGGGCCTGGGTCGGTGCATGGATCAACTTGTTGGTGAGGCGGTGGGCCATCGCCTTGAGCGCCTGCTCGGCACTCTCACCCTGAGCCAGCGCCTGCAAGGCGCGCTGTAGCTCTTCATCCGCCACCTGTTGGGAGTGATGGCGATAATCGCGAATAAGGTCAACCGACCGCTGGCCGCGATACCACCCCATAAACTCGTCTCGTTCCTCCTGCACGATCAGCTCGGCCTGTGCCGCAGCTCGTTTGCGGGTCTCCAGATTCTGCTCGATGATCCCCTGCAAATCGTCCACCGTGTAGAGATAGGCGTCGGAGAGCTCGTCCACTTCAGCCTCTATGTCACGCGGTACGGCGATATCCACCAGAAACATCGGCTTGAAACGACGAGCCTTGAGCGCCCGCTCCACCATCCCCTTGCCGATGATGGGCAAAGGACTGGCCGTCGAGCTGATGACGATATCTGCCTCGTGCAGATAGTCGGGGATCTCTTCGAGCGTCATCACCTGGGCGCCAAATTCGGCCGCCAGGGTCTGGGCGCGCTGCAGGGTGCGGTTGGCCACCATCATCCGGGTGACATTCTGCTCGCGCAAATGGCGAGCCACCAGTTCGATGGTCTCTCCAGCCCCGACCAGTAACACCCTGGTCTGGGAGAGATCGGCAAAAATACGGCGACCAAGGCTGACAGCGGCAAACGCCACCGACACGGCACTCGCGCCAATCTCGGTATCGGTACGCACCCGTTTGGCCACCGAAAAAGATTTCTGGAACAGCCGCTCCAGCGCCCCCTTCACCGATTCCGCCTGCTGGGCATGTGCGTAGGATTGCTTGATCTGCCCCAGGATCTGCGGCTCCCCCAGCACCAGCGAATCGAGCCCGCATGCCACCCGCATCAGGTGGCGTACCGCCTCTTCGTCATGGTGTTGATAGATGGCACTAACCAGCTCGGCAGCATCCAGCCCGTGGAATTGCTGCAGCCAGCGCAACACCTCGCCCTGCTGCTCGCCATCCAGATTGCAGTAAAGCTCGGTACGGTTGCAGGTGGAGACGATCACCGCCTCGTTGATGCCGGGCTGGTTCACCAGCTCACGCAAGGCGCGATCGATGCAGTCCGGGCCAAAAGCGACCCGCTCCCGCAAGGCGACACTGGCGGTGTTGTGGTTGATTCCGAGGGCAAGCAAACTCATGAGTGGGCGACGATCATTTCTTACGCTGGGTGCAAAGGCTGCCAATTGTACGAGAAAGGGTAAGTCTTTAAAAGCAATACGGCCGCCCCTTATACTGTGGCAAATTTCTCTCTCTGGAGCCTTGCCGTGCTGCTGCGTATTTTTACCCTCGCCTGTCTGTTAATCCTTGGCGGTTGTGCCACTACCCAACCCCAGCGTGACCAGGTGAACTGGAACCAGGAGCGGACCCGTCTCGAGCAGCTGACCCACTGGCAGCTATCCGGCAAGATGGCAATCATCACGCCCCAGCAAAAGGGCAGCGCCCGTCTCAACTGGCAGCAAGATGGGGAGGATTATCGCCTCAACCTCACCAGCCTGATCGGCACCAGCATTCTCGAGCTATCCCGCAGCAAGGGGGAGATCACCCTGCTCGACAGCGACGGCAATCGCCACCAGAGCCAGGATGCCGAAGCACTCATCTATCAACTGACCGGCTGGAATATTCCGGTTGCTGGATTGCCAGAGTGGATCAAGGGGCTGCCGGGTCAGGCGGAGTTTGAACTCAACCCCGACAGCAGTCTGGCCAGCGTGCGCGACGGCCAGTGGCAGATCGTCTATGGCGATTATCGGGATCAGGATGGCTACCGCCTGCCGCACCAGCTGACCATGACCGGCCAGAACAGCCGCCTCAAGCTTCAGATCAACCAATGGACTCTTGCACGTTAATGGCTTCCACACGCTGGCCGGCACCGGCCAAACTCAACCTGTTTCTACACGTCAATGGCCGTCGTCCCGATGGCTATCACGAGCTGCAGACCCTGTTTATCTTCCTCAACCACAGCGACTGGCTCGAGTTTGAAGTGATACCGAATAGCGACACTCTCACCCTGACGCCGGCCATTCCCGGGGTGCCGGATGAGCAGAATCTGATTATCCGGGCGGCTCGGCTGCTGCAGGCAACCCTGCCGAGCCCGCAAGGGGCGAATATCAGGCTGGAGAAAGTGCTACCCATGGGCGGCGGCATTGGCGGCGGTTCGTCCGATGCAGCGACCACGCTGGTAGCGCTTAACCACCTCTGGCAAGCGGGTTTGAGTGAAGATGAACTGGCTGCGCTCGGCGTCCAGTTGGGGGCTGATGTACCGGTGTTTGTTCGTGGCAAGGCGGCCTTTGCCGAAGGGGTGGGCGAGCGACTGCAACCGGTCGAACTGCCCGATGCCTGGTATCTGGTACTCAAACCCGATTGCCATGTAGCTACTGCGGCCGTATTCCAGGATCCGGACCTGCCCAGAGCCACGCCGAAAATGGCGCTGGACAACCTGCTGGAAGGCGAGTGGAAAAACGATTGCGAATCACTGGTGAAAAAGCGCCACCCCGAGGTTGCCAATGCGCTCGGCTGGTTGCTAGAATACGCGCCGTCAAGAATGACGGGCACAGGAGCCTGCGTCTTTGCTCAATTTGAAGACGAAGTGACTGCTCGGGAAGTGTTGGCCTGCGTGCCGAAGGGACTTGATGGGTTTGTCGCCAAGGGCGAGAACATATCACCTCTCTTCTCCACATTGCAACAGTTCAAATGATTGGGGTATCGCCAAGCGGTAAGGCAGCGGGTTTTGATCTCGCCATTCCTAGGTTCGAATCCTAGTACCCCAGCCAATTTTACCGAACGGTATTGATGATGATTAACGTGGCCGGTTTTGCACTCGGCCACGGATTCGGGTTACCGGTATCATCACATTCATTGGGCAGCAGACACCTTGTACGTTATCTTGATAAATCGTTTGCCCCAAAACGATAGGGTCTGATTTCAGACTCCCCCACATACTGGATGCAACCCCGAGGTTTCAAACCGTGCCTGACATGAAGCTGTTTGCTGGTAACGCAACGCCGGAACTAGCCCAGAAGATCGCAGATCGCCTGTTTATCAAACTCGGCAATGCTGCCGTAGGTCGCTTTAGCGACGGCGAGATCAGCGTACAGATCAATGAGAATGTACGTGGTGGCGATATCTTCATCATTCAATCCACCTGTGCCCCGACCAACGACAATTTGATGGAATTGATCGTCATGGTGGATGCTCTGCGTCGTGCTTCAGCTGGCCGTATCACTGCCGTTATCCCCTACTTTGGTTATGCCCGTCAGGACCGCCGCGTCCGCTCCGCCCGTGTACCCATCACCGCCAAGGTTGTCGCTGACTTCCTCTCCAGCGTCGGTGTGGATCGCGTGCTGACCGTTGACCTGCATGCCGAGCAAATTCAAGGTTTCTTCGACGTTCCGGTAGACAACGTGTTCGGTAGCCCGGTGCTGCTGGAAGACATGAAGTCCAAGAACCTCGAGTCTCCTGTCGTCGTCTCTCCGGACATCGGTGGCGTCGTGCGTGCCCGCGCCATCGCCAAGCTGCTGGATGACACCGACATCGCCATCATCGACAAGCGCCGTCCCCGCCCGAACGTCTCCCAGGTCATGCACCTGATCGGTGACGTTGCCGGCCGCGACTGCATCATCGTTGATGACATGATCGACACCGGCGGCACCCTGTGCAAAGCCGCAGAGGCCCTGAAAGAGCGCGGTGCCAAGCGCGTATTCGCTTACGCCACTCACCCGGTCTTCTCCGGCTCTGCCGTCGAGAACATCAAGAACTCCGTGATCGATGAACTGATCATCACCGACTCCATCCCGCTCACTGCGGAGATGAAAGCGGTCGGCAAGGTCAAGCAGCTGACGCTGTCAACTGTACTGGCCGAAGCCATTCGTCGCATCAGCAACGAAGAGTCCATCTCTGCCATGTTTGAGCATTGATAGATTCAGCAATAACGAAAACCGCCATCAGGCGGTTTTCGTCTTTCTGGACCTTCTCTTTCCAACTTTCTGCTATCTGGTACGACCCTGCCCCCGGCAGGCTTAAGGATTTACCCATGAATTGCTTGCGTCCCCTCCTGCTCGCGACCCTCACCTCCGCCCTGTTCGCCTGTCAGCCCGTCAAAGAGAACCCGCCCTTTGTGCTGACCCTGGCTCACATGAACGACACCCACTCCCAGTTTGATCCGGTCAATGCCGAGATCAAAGGGCAGATCTTTGCCCAGCAGGGGGAGACGGACACCCTCTATACCCGCTTCGGCGGTTATCCACGCCTGCTGACCATGGCGAAAGCCTATCAGGCCGATGCGCTGGCCAAGAACCAGCCCTTGCTGCTGCTGCACGGCGGCGATGCCTGGCAGGGCAGTGGCTACTTCAAGCTCAACGAGGGGATGGCCAACGCCGAGTTGCTGAGCCAGTTCGGCCTCGATGCCATGGCGCTGGGCAACCACGAGTTCGATCTGGATAACCAGAAGCTGGCCCGCTTCATCGAGGGGGTCAACTTCCCGGTGCTGGCCGCCAACCTCGACACCAAGGCCGATCCGGCCCTCAGCAAGGCTGACAACCTCAAGCCCTTCGTGGTCTACGCCTTTGACGGCAACCAGAAGAGCCCGGTCACCGATCTCGACAACCTGCCGCAAGGCAAACAGCTGGTCGCCGTCATCGGTCTGGTGCTGGAAGACATGGGCAATATCGCCCCCAACGTCGGCAAGCTGCGCTTTGGCAAGGAGGTCGCCTCGGCTCAGGCCACGGTCGACATGCTGCAAGCCAAGGGGATCCACCAGATCGTGGCGCTGACCCACATCGGCA
Proteins encoded in this region:
- a CDS encoding ribose-phosphate pyrophosphokinase → MPDMKLFAGNATPELAQKIADRLFIKLGNAAVGRFSDGEISVQINENVRGGDIFIIQSTCAPTNDNLMELIVMVDALRRASAGRITAVIPYFGYARQDRRVRSARVPITAKVVADFLSSVGVDRVLTVDLHAEQIQGFFDVPVDNVFGSPVLLEDMKSKNLESPVVVSPDIGGVVRARAIAKLLDDTDIAIIDKRRPRPNVSQVMHLIGDVAGRDCIIVDDMIDTGGTLCKAAEALKERGAKRVFAYATHPVFSGSAVENIKNSVIDELIITDSIPLTAEMKAVGKVKQLTLSTVLAEAIRRISNEESISAMFEH
- the ispE gene encoding 4-(cytidine 5'-diphospho)-2-C-methyl-D-erythritol kinase, with amino-acid sequence MASTRWPAPAKLNLFLHVNGRRPDGYHELQTLFIFLNHSDWLEFEVIPNSDTLTLTPAIPGVPDEQNLIIRAARLLQATLPSPQGANIRLEKVLPMGGGIGGGSSDAATTLVALNHLWQAGLSEDELAALGVQLGADVPVFVRGKAAFAEGVGERLQPVELPDAWYLVLKPDCHVATAAVFQDPDLPRATPKMALDNLLEGEWKNDCESLVKKRHPEVANALGWLLEYAPSRMTGTGACVFAQFEDEVTAREVLACVPKGLDGFVAKGENISPLFSTLQQFK